One segment of Phragmites australis chromosome 13, lpPhrAust1.1, whole genome shotgun sequence DNA contains the following:
- the LOC133888168 gene encoding 2-hydroxyacyl-CoA lyase: MASNSTATVDGSALAGRALAAAGVRHMFGVVGIPVTSLASRAAAAGVRFLAFRNEQSAGYAAAAYGFLTDSPGLLLTVSGPGCVHGLAGLSHATANAWPLLMVSGSCAQADAGRGDFQELDQIAATKPFAKLAVKATTIADIPSLVFQALAAAVSGRPGGCYLDIPSDVLHQTLPESEAAAVIAAAAADSAASDPSPPKQKNLDEGIEKAVDLLRRAERPLVVIGKGAAYARAEEAIRKLVDITGIPFLPTPMGKGVVPDAHPLSATAARSLAIRQCDVALVVGARLNWLLHFGEPPKWSKDVKFILVDVCEEEIELRKPHVGIVGDAKRVMELINREIKDNPFCLARSHPWVEAITKKAKDNVLKMEAQLVKDVVPFNFMTPLRIIRDAILAEGTPAPIVVSEGANTMDVGRAVLVQNEPRTRLDAGTWGTMGVGLGYCVAAAMAAPERLVVAVEGDSAFGFSAMEVETLVRYQLPVVVIVFNNNGVYGGDRRSPDEITGPYKYDPAPTSFVPAAGYHKMMEAFGGKGYLVETPDELKSALLESFRARKPSVINVIIDPYAGAESGRMQHKN; this comes from the exons ATGGCGTCCAACTCCACCGCGACGGTGGACGGCAGCGCGCTCGCGGGGCGCGCGCTGGCCGCGGCCGGCGTGCGGCACATGTTCGGCGTCGTGGGCATCCCCGTCACCTCCCTCGCCTcccgtgccgccgccgcgggggtCCGCTTCCTCGCCTTCCGCAACGAGCAGTCCGCGGgctacgccgccgccgcctacgGCTTCCTCACGGACTCCCCAGGCCTCCTCCTCACCGTCTCCGGCCCCGGATGCGTCCACGGCCTCGCGGGGCTCTCCCACGCCACAGCCAACGCCTGGCCGCTCCTCATGGTCTCCGGCTCCTGCGCCCAGGCCGACGCCGGCAGGGGCGACTTCCAGGAGCTTGACCAGATCGCCGCCACCAAGCCCTTCGCCAAGCTCGCCGTCAAGGCCACCACCATCGCCGACATCCCGAGCCTCGTCTTCCAGGCCCtggccgccgccgtctccggccGCCCCGGCGGGTGCTACCTCGACATCCCGTCCGACGTTCTCCACCAAACCCTCCCCGAATCCGAGGCTGCGGCTGTCATAGCGGCCGCTGCTGCCGATTCAGCCGCATCCGATCCTTCCCCGCCGAAGCAAAAGAACCTAGATGAGGGCATCGAGAAGGCTGTGGATCTGCTCCGTCGAGCGGAGCGGCCTCTGGTCGTGATTGGGAAGGGTGCGGCATACGCTCGCGCGGAGGAGGCGATCCGGAAGCTGGTGGACATAACGGGCATACCCTTCCTCCCGACGCCGATGGGCAAGGGGGTCGTACCTGACGCACACCCGCTCTCCGCCACCGCGGCACGGTCGCTCGCCATCAGGCAGTGCGATGTGGCGCTGGTCGTCGGTGCCAGGCTTAATTGGTTGCTTCACTTCGGCGAGCCGCCCAAGTGGTCCAAGGATGTCAAGTTCATACTTGTGGACGTCTGTGAGGAGGAGATTGAGCTCCGGAAGCCACATGTGGGGATTGTTGGGGATGCGAAGAGAGTCATGGAGCTTATCAATAGGGAGATCAAGGACAATCCGTTCTGCTTGGCAAGGTCGCACCCGTGGGTTGAAGCTATCACCAAGAAGGCCAAGGATAATGTGCTTAAGATGGAGGCACAGCTGGTGAAGGATGTTGTGCCATTCAATTTCATGACACCTTTGCGGATAATCCGGGATGCCATCCTTGCTGAGGGGACCCCTGCTCCAATAGTGGTCTCAGAAGGGGCAAACACCATGGATGTTGGCAGGGCTGTGCTTGTGCAGAATGAGCCAAGGACAAGATTGGATGCAGGGACATGGGGGACGATGGGGGTTGGATTGGGGTACTGTGTTGCAGCTGCAATGGCTGCACCTGAACGACTTGTGGTTGCTGTTGAGGGTGACTCTGCATTTGGATTCAGTGCAATGGAGGTTGAG ACGTTGGTGAGGTACCAGCTGCCCGTTGTTGTAATTGTTTTCAACAACAATGGTGTCTATGGTGGTGACAGAAGAAGCCCTGATGAGATAACCGGACCCTACAAATATGACCCTGCGCCAACCTCTTTTGTTCCAGCTGCAGGCTACCATAAAATGATGGAAGCTTTTGGAGGAAAAGGTTATCTTGTAGAGACACCAGACGAGCTCAAATCTGCCCTTTTGGAATCGTTCCGTGCCAGGAAACCATCAGTAATTAATGTTATCATTGATCCTTATGCCGGTGCAGAGAGTGGTAGAATGCAGCACAAGAACTGA